A DNA window from Schistocerca americana isolate TAMUIC-IGC-003095 chromosome 4, iqSchAmer2.1, whole genome shotgun sequence contains the following coding sequences:
- the LOC124614054 gene encoding glycine-rich cell wall structural protein 2-like produces the protein MAKLLALFTLLLCVAALAHAQFGQGGFGRPGGGFGRPGGGGGFGPGGGGGFGPGGGGGFGPGGGRPGFGGGGFGPGGGRGFGG, from the exons ATGGCTAAACTACTG GCACTGTTCACGCTGCTGCTGTGCGTTGCCGCCTTGGCGCATGCGCAGTTTGGCCAGGGAGGTTTCGGCCGTCCTGGCGGAGGTTTCGGGAGgcccggtggtggtggtggatttGGCCCTGGAGGAGGCGGCGGCTTCGGCCCTGGAGGAGGTGGCGGCTTCGGCCCTGGAGGAGGCCGTCCTGGATTCGGCGGTGGCGGCTTCGGACCCGGAGGTGGTCGCGGCTTTGGCGGGTGA